A single genomic interval of Spirosoma linguale DSM 74 harbors:
- a CDS encoding cytochrome c class I (PFAM: cytochrome c class I~KEGG: mxa:MXAN_5554 cytochrome c family protein), giving the protein MITKYKSVAALAIIGLLITGTSCERGHDDTGTVYAPNMYEPVGYEPYKQIRANTINQRENGLNMRLPAQGTVARPNYHTTFGEGANKTTDLMMYNIPADSIGIAERVLTNPIQDSEKTQAEGQLLYTRYCSHCHGATGKGDGPVAAQYKGVPNYSADAYKTMNDGHIFHVITHGKGRMWPHGSQITPEDRWKIVQYVHKLQQG; this is encoded by the coding sequence ATGATAACTAAATATAAAAGTGTTGCGGCACTAGCTATTATCGGACTGTTAATTACGGGCACATCCTGTGAAAGAGGTCACGATGATACGGGCACTGTATATGCCCCGAACATGTACGAGCCGGTTGGTTATGAGCCCTACAAACAAATAAGGGCGAATACGATCAACCAGCGAGAGAACGGTCTTAACATGCGTTTACCCGCACAGGGTACTGTTGCCCGCCCCAATTATCATACAACATTTGGCGAGGGTGCTAACAAGACCACGGATCTGATGATGTATAACATTCCGGCGGATAGTATTGGGATTGCAGAACGCGTTTTGACAAATCCAATCCAGGATTCAGAAAAAACGCAGGCAGAAGGCCAGCTACTATACACTCGCTACTGCAGCCATTGCCATGGTGCAACCGGTAAAGGGGACGGGCCTGTAGCTGCACAGTACAAGGGGGTTCCCAACTACTCGGCTGATGCCTATAAGACTATGAATGACGGACACATTTTTCACGTCATTACCCATGGAAAAGGTCGTATGTGGCCACATGGCTCGCAAATTACACCAGAAGACCGGTGGAAGATTGTACAATACGTTCACAAACTCCAACAAGGATAA
- a CDS encoding conserved hypothetical protein (KEGG: mxa:MXAN_5555 hypothetical protein) codes for MSDVNGNGKFLVGIFDDDDVVLSAVKEVKGAGVRIQEVYSPFPIHGLDVALGHPRSRLGIAAFLFGLSGTLTALALTYYTEGFDWPMIVGGKDSYSPVIYVPIIFELTVLFCALGMVGTFLISNGMGPTVKPLMYDLRTTDNKFAMAIDLSKNSIGEGDIEQILRKSGAAEVNIKQF; via the coding sequence ATGTCAGATGTAAATGGTAACGGTAAGTTCTTAGTCGGCATCTTTGATGATGACGATGTAGTACTTAGTGCCGTTAAAGAAGTTAAAGGAGCGGGCGTTCGGATTCAGGAAGTCTACTCGCCATTTCCAATTCACGGATTGGACGTTGCACTTGGGCACCCACGTAGTCGCTTAGGTATTGCTGCTTTCTTGTTTGGGTTAAGTGGTACACTTACTGCGTTAGCGCTGACATATTACACGGAAGGTTTTGACTGGCCAATGATTGTTGGTGGTAAAGATTCTTACTCTCCTGTAATATATGTACCGATCATTTTTGAATTAACGGTCTTGTTTTGTGCCCTTGGCATGGTTGGAACATTCCTGATCTCAAATGGTATGGGTCCAACGGTTAAGCCGTTAATGTATGATCTCCGGACTACTGATAATAAATTTGCCATGGCTATTGACCTGAGCAAAAACAGTATTGGTGAAGGTGATATCGAGCAGATTTTAAGAAAATCAGGTGCTGCTGAAGTCAACATCAAGCAGTTCTAA
- a CDS encoding conserved hypothetical protein (KEGG: mxa:MXAN_5553 hypothetical protein) — MASAHAIPSLDEEFEFTADSKRRLMIGIGAGVALVAIGAYLLASGVGSHETHVAVHDAGAGAHEGGGHHAYKWTNRLWANVWLNAVYFAGASVIGMFFISYNYLAQAGWSSAFKRIPEALPAFLPFTGIAILAVFFIAGHDLFHWLNPALFDPSSAEFDPIINGKKGFLNMPFYLTRIVLYFALWYMMWRVIRNYSLQEDLEGGTEYYDKSIKLGTAFLLVFGVTSSTSAWDFVMSIDTHWFSTMFGWYTLASWHVTGLAIITLTVVTLKERGYLKIVNDSHLHDLGKFMFAFSIFWTYVWFAQFMLIYYANLPEETIYYRERFSGYGGIYKAPFFINLFLNFVCPFLILMTRDAKRTYIILKLAAWCIIIGHYFDFYVNIMPGTVGEHGGFGPIEFGMILIFACGFIWSVSSQLTKANLIPKNHPMLVETLHHDI, encoded by the coding sequence ATGGCATCGGCTCACGCAATACCGTCCTTAGACGAAGAATTTGAATTTACTGCGGACTCCAAACGTCGGTTAATGATCGGTATTGGAGCCGGAGTCGCGTTAGTAGCAATTGGCGCATACCTGTTGGCATCGGGTGTTGGTTCACATGAAACCCATGTGGCCGTACATGATGCTGGTGCTGGCGCTCATGAAGGCGGTGGCCACCACGCGTACAAATGGACTAACCGTTTGTGGGCTAACGTGTGGCTTAACGCTGTTTATTTTGCAGGTGCCTCCGTTATCGGTATGTTCTTCATATCCTATAACTACTTAGCGCAGGCTGGTTGGTCATCTGCTTTCAAGCGTATCCCAGAGGCTCTTCCCGCATTTCTGCCGTTTACAGGAATTGCCATTTTAGCCGTATTCTTTATTGCCGGACATGATTTGTTCCACTGGCTGAATCCGGCACTGTTTGACCCCTCAAGCGCTGAATTCGATCCAATCATCAATGGTAAGAAAGGCTTTTTGAACATGCCTTTTTACCTGACACGCATTGTTCTCTACTTTGCTCTGTGGTACATGATGTGGCGTGTTATTCGTAATTACTCCTTACAGGAAGATCTGGAAGGTGGCACCGAGTACTATGACAAGAGTATTAAACTTGGTACAGCGTTTCTTCTAGTGTTTGGCGTTACTTCATCAACATCGGCCTGGGACTTTGTAATGTCAATTGACACACACTGGTTCAGCACTATGTTTGGCTGGTACACACTGGCTAGTTGGCACGTTACAGGTTTGGCTATTATCACATTAACAGTCGTTACCCTTAAGGAAAGAGGTTACCTGAAGATCGTGAATGACAGCCATTTACATGACTTGGGTAAATTCATGTTTGCCTTCAGTATCTTCTGGACATACGTGTGGTTTGCACAGTTTATGCTTATTTACTACGCTAACCTTCCAGAGGAAACTATTTACTATCGCGAACGCTTTAGTGGTTATGGGGGTATTTACAAGGCACCATTCTTTATAAACTTGTTCTTGAATTTTGTGTGTCCATTCCTGATTTTGATGACACGGGATGCAAAACGGACTTATATTATTCTGAAGCTGGCAGCCTGGTGTATCATCATTGGTCATTACTTTGACTTCTACGTTAATATTATGCCGGGAACGGTAGGTGAGCACGGCGGTTTTGGTCCGATTGAATTCGGTATGATTCTTATTTTCGCGTGTGGTTTTATCTGGAGTGTTTCTTCTCAGTTAACGAAAGCTAACCTGATTCCAAAGAATCACCCTATGCTCGTAGAGACGTTACACCACGATATTTAA
- a CDS encoding Polysulphide reductase NrfD (PFAM: Polysulphide reductase NrfD~KEGG: mxa:MXAN_5556 NrfD family oxidoreductase membrane subunit), with amino-acid sequence MSHVTSAVRTPLVTGGKTYADVTEDISRQVEGKPTREWTIAFTISVIVLLYGAACVFWTWWEGLGVWGLNKTVGWAWDITNFVWWVGIGHAGTLISAILLLFRQKWRTAVNRAAEAMTIFAVLCAASFILMHMGRPWLAYWALPLPNTFGSLWVNFKSPLVWDVFAISTYFTVSLVFWYMGLIPDLATIRDRARSKVSRYIYGAFAMGWNGSAKTWARYEYMSLILAGLSTPLVLSVHTIVSMDFATSVIPGWHTTIFPPYFVAGAIFSGFAMVQNLVLIIRVVFKLEDYITLEHIESMNKVITLTGSIVGVAYLTEFFIAWYSGVEFESYAFINRATGPYWWAYWAMMTCNVITPQLFWSRAIRRSIVWTFVLSVIVNIGMWFERFVIIVTSLHRDYLPSSWAMFHPTLFDISDYIFSFGFFFTLFLLFSKFLPVVNMAEVKTIIKSSSEKLPVSVSGVAKGERVANPTFNKDVE; translated from the coding sequence ATGTCGCATGTTACATCAGCCGTAAGAACTCCCCTCGTCACCGGTGGTAAAACCTACGCCGACGTGACGGAGGATATCAGCAGACAGGTTGAGGGAAAACCCACCCGCGAGTGGACGATTGCCTTTACCATCTCGGTGATTGTGCTACTTTACGGAGCCGCCTGCGTATTTTGGACCTGGTGGGAAGGCTTAGGCGTTTGGGGTCTTAACAAGACTGTTGGCTGGGCGTGGGATATTACCAACTTTGTATGGTGGGTAGGTATTGGTCACGCTGGAACGTTGATCTCGGCTATCCTGCTTTTGTTTCGTCAGAAATGGCGGACGGCGGTAAACCGGGCGGCTGAAGCCATGACGATCTTTGCCGTATTATGTGCAGCCAGCTTCATTCTTATGCACATGGGTCGGCCCTGGTTGGCTTACTGGGCGTTACCGTTGCCTAACACGTTCGGTTCATTGTGGGTGAACTTCAAATCCCCACTGGTATGGGACGTATTTGCCATCAGTACGTATTTCACTGTATCCCTCGTGTTCTGGTACATGGGTCTTATTCCTGACCTGGCTACTATCCGCGACCGGGCCCGCAGCAAAGTATCCCGTTATATCTATGGTGCGTTTGCTATGGGATGGAACGGTTCAGCAAAAACTTGGGCTCGTTATGAATACATGAGTTTGATCCTGGCCGGTCTGTCGACACCGCTTGTACTTTCTGTACACACGATTGTAAGTATGGACTTTGCTACCTCGGTTATTCCTGGCTGGCACACAACCATTTTCCCTCCTTACTTCGTTGCCGGTGCTATCTTCTCTGGCTTCGCCATGGTACAGAACCTGGTGTTGATTATCCGGGTGGTATTTAAGCTGGAAGACTACATTACACTGGAGCACATCGAGTCGATGAACAAAGTCATTACGCTGACCGGCTCCATTGTCGGTGTGGCTTACCTGACCGAGTTTTTCATCGCCTGGTATTCGGGTGTTGAATTTGAAAGCTACGCGTTCATTAACCGGGCTACCGGTCCTTACTGGTGGGCATACTGGGCCATGATGACCTGTAACGTAATTACGCCACAGCTATTCTGGTCACGGGCCATCCGCCGGAGCATCGTCTGGACCTTCGTTCTTTCGGTTATTGTAAACATCGGTATGTGGTTTGAGCGGTTTGTAATTATCGTTACGTCACTCCACCGTGATTACTTACCATCAAGCTGGGCTATGTTCCACCCAACGCTGTTTGATATAAGTGATTACATTTTCTCATTCGGATTCTTCTTCACACTGTTCCTGCTGTTCTCGAAATTCCTGCCGGTAGTTAACATGGCTGAAGTTAAAACGATTATCAAATCATCGTCCGAGAAACTACCGGTTTCGGTATCGGGAGTTGCAAAAGGAGAACGCGTCGCCAATCCGACGTTTAATAAAGACGTAGAATAA
- a CDS encoding RNA binding S1 domain protein (PFAM: RNA binding S1 domain protein~KEGG: dal:Dalk_0933 ribosomal protein S1), with protein MSKTQQRELPAFDWDRADNKGFGSGYSVEEHNRMLELYDNTLSEVKEKEVVMGTVVGITDREVLLNIGFKSDGLVPASEFRDMPDLKMGDEIEVYVENQEDPNGQLVLSRKKAKVITAWQKIQRALDEDLVIDGFVKRRTKGGLIVDIFSIEAFLPGSQIDVKPIRDFDIFVGKKMEVKVVKINYANDNVVVSHKVLIEKDLEAQRAQILNNLEKGQVLEGVIKNMTNFGVFIDLGGVDGLLHITDISWGRISHPSEVLHLDQKVNVVVLDFDEDKKRISLGMKQLQAHPWDALVEDIQVGSKVKGKIVNVADYGAFLEIQPGVEGLIHVSEMSWSQHLRNPQEFLKVGDEVEAQVLTLDRNDRKMSLGIKQLTEDPWTRPELRTKYAVGTKHKGMVRNLTNFGLFLELEEGIDGLVHVSDLSWTKKVKHPSDFIKVGDELEVLVLELDVDNRRLALGHKQLEENPWDTFETVFAVGTVHRCTILNKNDKMATLELPYGIEGFSSLKNLGKEDGTFAEVGETLDFKVTEFSKEEKRIMLSHTKTWQEKNEPVKEQKAPKAAPAKSSSAPAQAERGATLGDLDALAALKEQLEGRN; from the coding sequence ATGAGCAAAACGCAGCAACGCGAACTGCCGGCATTTGATTGGGACCGGGCAGACAACAAAGGGTTTGGAAGCGGCTATTCGGTTGAAGAACACAACCGGATGTTAGAACTTTACGACAACACACTGTCGGAAGTTAAAGAGAAAGAAGTGGTAATGGGAACCGTCGTTGGGATAACGGATCGGGAAGTACTACTCAACATCGGCTTCAAGTCGGATGGCTTAGTGCCAGCTTCTGAATTCCGGGATATGCCGGACCTGAAGATGGGTGATGAAATTGAAGTTTACGTAGAAAATCAGGAAGACCCGAACGGTCAGCTGGTGCTTTCTCGCAAAAAGGCGAAAGTGATCACTGCCTGGCAGAAAATCCAGCGTGCTCTGGACGAAGACCTCGTTATCGATGGTTTCGTTAAGCGCCGGACAAAGGGTGGCCTGATCGTTGATATTTTCAGCATTGAAGCGTTCTTGCCAGGTTCGCAGATCGACGTGAAGCCAATTCGCGATTTCGACATCTTCGTTGGTAAGAAAATGGAGGTTAAAGTCGTTAAGATCAACTATGCAAATGACAACGTAGTCGTTTCGCACAAAGTCCTGATCGAGAAAGACCTCGAAGCACAACGTGCACAAATCCTGAACAACCTCGAAAAAGGTCAGGTACTGGAAGGCGTTATCAAGAACATGACCAACTTTGGTGTGTTCATCGATCTTGGTGGCGTAGATGGTCTGTTGCACATCACGGATATTTCGTGGGGTCGTATCAGCCACCCATCCGAAGTACTGCACCTCGACCAGAAAGTCAACGTGGTTGTACTCGACTTCGACGAAGACAAGAAGCGTATTTCGCTGGGCATGAAGCAACTTCAGGCTCACCCATGGGATGCTCTGGTTGAAGACATTCAGGTTGGTTCGAAAGTGAAAGGTAAAATCGTGAACGTAGCTGATTACGGCGCGTTCCTCGAAATTCAGCCTGGTGTTGAAGGCCTGATCCACGTATCAGAAATGTCGTGGTCGCAGCACCTGCGCAACCCACAGGAATTCCTGAAAGTTGGTGACGAAGTAGAAGCACAAGTGCTGACGCTGGACCGTAACGACCGTAAAATGTCGTTGGGCATCAAACAACTGACGGAAGATCCATGGACTCGTCCGGAACTGCGCACCAAATACGCCGTTGGCACCAAGCACAAAGGCATGGTACGTAACCTGACAAACTTCGGCCTGTTCCTCGAACTGGAAGAAGGTATCGATGGTCTGGTACACGTGTCTGACCTGTCGTGGACGAAGAAGGTGAAACATCCTTCGGATTTCATTAAGGTTGGCGACGAACTCGAAGTGCTGGTACTTGAACTGGATGTTGACAACCGTCGTCTGGCGCTGGGTCACAAGCAACTCGAAGAAAATCCTTGGGATACGTTCGAAACCGTATTCGCCGTTGGTACCGTACACCGTTGCACAATTCTGAACAAGAACGACAAGATGGCTACCCTCGAACTGCCGTATGGTATCGAAGGTTTCTCGTCACTCAAGAATCTGGGCAAAGAAGATGGTACCTTCGCTGAAGTTGGCGAAACGCTTGACTTCAAAGTAACGGAATTCTCGAAAGAAGAGAAGCGTATCATGCTCTCGCACACGAAGACGTGGCAGGAGAAGAACGAGCCAGTAAAAGAGCAGAAAGCACCTAAGGCCGCTCCGGCAAAATCGTCGTCCGCACCAGCTCAGGCTGAGCGTGGCGCTACGCTGGGTGATCTTGATGCACTGGCTGCATTGAAAGAGCAACTGGAAGGCCGCAACTAG
- a CDS encoding cytochrome c class I (PFAM: cytochrome c class I~KEGG: mxa:MXAN_5558 putative cytochrome c): protein MLINSKNIVHKMSPFYKLCVAIVLSLTLLVSNTSVKAQDAAAGGAPAAAAAAPAGGGDAEKGKTLFTNNCAQCHAVTAEKVVGPGLKGIEERAPSKDWLHKWIRNSSAVIASGDAYANQVFNANGKVQMSSFPNLTDADIDGILAYIDQAGKPAVVGTVAGGDNTKNAGGAGGSGASVSGGGPSELFTFVLVALLIVMLLVLGVLLAIVTILSKAVTPSTADGTLAASSFGQRLKTGLSDAFNNPTLRSIVIWLFLLVVTKATIDGAYSVGVQQGYAPKQPIAYSHKLHAGQYKIDCNYCHTGAQKGKSATIPSANICMNCHGVIKKESPEIQKIYTAIEKNQPIEWVRVHNLPDLAYFNHAQHVNVGNVACQTCHGEIEKMEVVEQRSSLTMGWCIDCHRRTEVNTKDNAYYDKLVALHKKESKDALKVANIGGLECSKCHY from the coding sequence ATGTTGATCAACTCAAAAAATATAGTTCATAAAATGAGTCCCTTCTATAAGCTTTGCGTGGCTATCGTCCTATCGCTGACGCTGTTGGTTTCCAACACGTCAGTTAAAGCGCAGGATGCGGCAGCAGGTGGTGCTCCAGCCGCTGCTGCGGCTGCTCCTGCGGGCGGTGGTGATGCTGAAAAAGGAAAGACGCTGTTTACCAACAACTGCGCACAGTGCCACGCGGTAACAGCCGAAAAAGTAGTTGGACCTGGTCTGAAAGGAATTGAAGAGCGGGCGCCAAGTAAAGATTGGTTGCACAAGTGGATTCGGAACTCATCAGCCGTTATTGCCTCAGGTGACGCCTACGCCAATCAGGTATTCAATGCCAATGGTAAGGTTCAAATGTCGAGCTTCCCGAACTTAACGGATGCTGATATTGATGGAATCCTTGCCTACATCGATCAGGCAGGCAAGCCAGCTGTAGTTGGTACAGTAGCCGGTGGCGACAATACCAAAAATGCTGGTGGTGCCGGTGGCTCAGGTGCATCTGTTTCGGGAGGTGGACCATCAGAACTGTTCACCTTTGTTTTGGTCGCGCTGTTGATTGTCATGTTATTGGTACTTGGCGTTCTGCTAGCTATCGTAACCATTCTGTCGAAAGCAGTAACGCCTTCAACTGCAGATGGTACACTTGCTGCTTCATCATTCGGACAACGTTTAAAAACCGGTTTGTCAGATGCCTTTAACAATCCAACACTTCGGTCAATCGTTATCTGGCTGTTTTTGCTGGTTGTAACGAAAGCAACCATCGACGGTGCTTACAGCGTTGGTGTACAGCAGGGTTACGCACCGAAGCAACCTATTGCTTATTCGCACAAGCTGCACGCCGGTCAGTACAAGATTGATTGTAACTACTGCCACACAGGTGCGCAGAAAGGTAAAAGTGCAACCATTCCTTCGGCAAACATCTGTATGAACTGCCATGGCGTCATCAAAAAAGAGTCGCCAGAAATTCAAAAGATTTATACGGCGATTGAAAAGAATCAGCCAATTGAATGGGTTCGCGTACACAATTTGCCCGATCTGGCTTATTTTAACCACGCTCAGCACGTAAACGTTGGTAATGTAGCGTGCCAGACCTGCCACGGCGAAATTGAAAAAATGGAAGTAGTTGAACAACGGTCGTCGTTAACGATGGGCTGGTGTATCGATTGCCACCGCCGGACGGAAGTAAACACCAAAGACAACGCGTACTACGATAAGTTAGTCGCTTTACACAAGAAGGAAAGTAAAGACGCCCTTAAAGTAGCTAACATTGGTGGTCTGGAATGTTCTAAATGTCACTATTAA
- a CDS encoding putative iron-sulfur binding oxidoreductase (KEGG: mxa:MXAN_5557 putative iron-sulfur binding oxidoreductase) encodes MENTSKRYWKGVEELRNDATFVKNANSEFANPDLSESSNDLDGLLGGSNTQRRDFLKVMGFGMAAVSLAACEAPVHKAIPYINKPEFTFPSISDYYASTYSEGGDYAAVLVETREGRPIKIEGNPQSSITKGGTTARVQASVLSLYDIDKLKGPKRGETDIDWSTADREIISQLNAAAAKGAGIRIVTSTILSPATKAVVADFAAKYPTARHIMYDANSVFGLVQANQTSFGKAVIPSYDFSKAETIVSVGADFLGTWVAPLEFMNAYAKGRKIGAVGNGKKTMSRHYQFETGLSMTGANADYRTPIKPSQEGLVVAALYNKVAAKLGGTAVSTPSVTVEHLDKAAADLAKSRGKALVVSGSNDPNVQVVVNALNNLLGSYGSTIDINTPVNYRQGNDQQMNAFINEAKAGQVGAVLFYGANPVYDHPRGAELAEALPKIALSVSFADRADETASLSKYITPAPHYLECWNDAEPKQGYYSLTQPAITLIFKTRQFQSSLLTWAGKPADYQVYLKNFWRTTRYPQSTGFSSFEAFWVQSLNDGVFEPNKAAAAAGGASFAGNVAQAAAGIAQRYKPTTGMELALYESVGVGTGAMANNPWLQELPDPVSKACWDNYAAISQKTANEMKLAQNDLVTVSVNGKSIELPVLIQPGQADNTVSIAVGYGREKAGKSANGVGKNAYPFASVTNGTVNFAAFTATVAKASGRHEIAQTQTHDTVMGRRAVLQEAKLASYQKNPKAGRYEPKVQTSVGPTDPTDITLWNGYGKPNHSWGMVIDLNSCVGCGTCVVACNAENNIQVVGRQEVLNRREMHWMRIDRYYSSDAEAEDFSGLEVASANPEITFQPMLCQHCSNAPCETVCPVLATTHSTEGLNQMTYNRCVGTRYCANNCPYKVRRFNWFKYHDNDNYDYHFNNDLGKMVINPDVTVRSRGVIEKCSFCVQRIQETKLTAKKERRRLAPDEVQTACSQACPTDAITFGDMNNPESTISKILVEEMEGRAFHVLEEINVRPQISYLTKIRNKDEEAKQNENARQETNA; translated from the coding sequence ATGGAAAATACATCTAAACGGTATTGGAAAGGGGTTGAAGAATTACGCAATGACGCGACGTTTGTTAAGAACGCCAACAGCGAATTTGCTAATCCAGACCTAAGTGAATCATCGAACGACTTGGACGGTCTGCTCGGTGGCTCAAACACCCAACGCCGTGACTTTTTGAAAGTAATGGGCTTTGGTATGGCCGCTGTATCGCTGGCAGCCTGCGAAGCCCCGGTTCACAAGGCCATTCCATACATTAACAAGCCAGAGTTTACGTTCCCGTCCATCTCCGATTACTATGCATCTACGTATAGTGAAGGTGGTGATTATGCGGCCGTACTGGTTGAGACCCGGGAAGGTCGGCCAATTAAAATAGAAGGTAACCCACAATCGAGCATAACAAAAGGCGGTACAACTGCCCGTGTTCAGGCCTCCGTTTTGTCATTATATGACATCGACAAGCTGAAAGGACCGAAGCGGGGCGAAACCGATATTGACTGGTCAACTGCCGACCGCGAGATTATCAGTCAGCTTAACGCAGCTGCTGCAAAAGGTGCTGGCATTCGGATTGTTACATCAACAATCCTGAGCCCGGCTACGAAAGCGGTTGTGGCTGACTTCGCTGCTAAGTACCCAACGGCACGCCACATTATGTACGATGCCAACTCGGTATTTGGTCTTGTACAGGCTAACCAGACATCGTTTGGCAAAGCAGTTATCCCTTCTTACGATTTCAGCAAAGCAGAGACGATTGTTAGCGTTGGCGCTGACTTCCTGGGTACTTGGGTAGCTCCGCTTGAGTTTATGAACGCCTATGCAAAAGGCCGTAAGATTGGTGCTGTCGGGAATGGTAAGAAAACTATGTCGCGCCATTACCAGTTTGAAACCGGCCTGTCGATGACGGGTGCTAACGCTGATTACCGGACACCGATCAAACCATCGCAGGAGGGTTTGGTTGTAGCTGCACTTTACAATAAAGTAGCTGCAAAGCTGGGTGGTACGGCTGTCAGTACGCCATCGGTTACTGTTGAGCACTTAGACAAAGCAGCAGCTGATTTAGCTAAATCACGCGGTAAAGCGTTGGTTGTTTCCGGCTCGAATGATCCTAACGTTCAGGTCGTTGTCAACGCTCTGAATAACCTGTTGGGTAGCTACGGCAGCACAATTGATATCAACACGCCGGTCAACTACCGTCAGGGTAACGACCAGCAGATGAATGCGTTCATCAACGAAGCCAAGGCCGGTCAGGTTGGTGCGGTTCTGTTTTACGGAGCCAACCCAGTATATGACCACCCACGGGGAGCTGAGCTGGCAGAAGCATTACCAAAAATTGCTTTGTCAGTATCTTTTGCTGATCGGGCTGATGAAACTGCTTCGTTATCGAAATACATTACGCCAGCTCCTCACTACCTGGAGTGCTGGAATGACGCTGAGCCAAAGCAGGGTTACTACAGTCTGACGCAGCCAGCTATCACACTCATCTTCAAAACCCGTCAGTTCCAGTCGAGCCTGTTAACATGGGCTGGTAAGCCTGCTGATTATCAGGTATACCTGAAGAACTTCTGGCGGACAACACGGTATCCACAGTCGACGGGCTTCAGCTCATTCGAGGCTTTCTGGGTACAGTCGCTGAATGATGGTGTATTTGAGCCTAACAAAGCTGCTGCCGCTGCGGGTGGTGCTTCGTTTGCTGGTAATGTAGCCCAGGCTGCTGCCGGTATCGCCCAGCGGTACAAGCCAACAACCGGTATGGAATTGGCCTTGTACGAATCGGTTGGTGTAGGGACGGGTGCTATGGCTAACAACCCCTGGTTGCAGGAGCTTCCTGATCCCGTTTCGAAAGCTTGTTGGGATAACTACGCGGCCATTTCGCAGAAGACCGCCAATGAAATGAAACTGGCCCAGAATGATCTGGTAACGGTTTCCGTGAATGGCAAATCAATTGAATTACCTGTTCTGATTCAACCGGGTCAGGCTGATAATACAGTATCTATTGCAGTTGGATACGGTCGTGAGAAAGCAGGTAAATCAGCGAATGGTGTTGGTAAGAATGCTTACCCATTTGCGTCGGTTACCAATGGCACGGTAAACTTCGCTGCATTCACGGCTACAGTAGCCAAGGCAAGTGGTCGCCACGAAATTGCTCAGACACAAACGCACGATACCGTAATGGGACGTCGCGCTGTGTTGCAGGAAGCTAAGTTGGCTTCTTACCAGAAGAACCCCAAGGCAGGTCGCTACGAACCGAAGGTACAAACATCTGTAGGACCAACGGACCCAACTGATATTACGCTTTGGAATGGCTACGGTAAGCCAAACCACTCATGGGGTATGGTTATTGACCTGAACTCCTGTGTAGGCTGCGGAACATGCGTAGTTGCCTGTAACGCTGAAAACAATATTCAGGTTGTTGGTCGTCAGGAAGTGCTCAACCGGCGCGAAATGCACTGGATGCGTATTGACCGGTACTACAGCAGCGACGCCGAAGCGGAAGATTTCTCAGGTCTAGAAGTTGCTTCGGCTAACCCGGAGATCACCTTCCAGCCGATGCTTTGCCAGCATTGCAGTAATGCACCCTGCGAAACGGTATGTCCGGTGCTTGCTACTACACACAGCACAGAAGGGTTGAACCAGATGACGTACAACCGCTGCGTTGGTACTCGTTACTGTGCAAACAACTGCCCATACAAAGTGCGTCGTTTCAACTGGTTTAAATACCACGATAACGATAACTACGATTATCATTTCAATAATGACCTGGGCAAAATGGTCATTAACCCGGATGTAACAGTTCGTTCGCGCGGTGTTATTGAGAAGTGTTCCTTCTGCGTACAGCGTATTCAGGAAACCAAACTGACGGCTAAGAAAGAACGTCGCCGGTTAGCACCTGATGAAGTTCAAACCGCCTGTTCGCAAGCTTGTCCAACGGATGCTATCACATTCGGTGATATGAACAATCCGGAAAGCACAATCTCCAAGATTCTGGTTGAAGAGATGGAAGGCCGTGCATTCCACGTATTGGAAGAGATCAACGTGAGACCACAAATCTCGTACCTGACCAAGATTCGGAACAAAGACGAAGAAGCTAAGCAAAACGAGAACGCTCGTCAGGAAACAAACGCATAA